In a genomic window of Thermodesulfovibrionia bacterium:
- a CDS encoding GAF domain-containing protein gives MTELINQKRSILYYDLQNTGEWRLLNATEKSKVKRHCHDIFIDITTEYSCEPINRDSFRGDDAFAFFCSEIDCIKAGLSFLQQLPDMVRRVPYIEHVLLNPRIIAFNDFISGKSQSDYTGRHMEEILPYEKTFGKAGSFRIVGEDLWYTLPADYKIQFADTGEKIAGKRGATYPVYEDKLGMNPIAISKRFITATYIHKYEDSLYKFFSTNLAARNGITLSLGKRLQETGTPYTKKEFQKVVLDWCRAYLEMTVSGKVPKVDGTDWKFKVSYWSNVDEEHMAIVNFSYPPNVICYSYRDSIKLKKGENIVGECWASGEEIIRLTDAGNYEPLHDKRDDKIVAIVALPVFNPSTRDVIGVLTIDTKIERFFDKKEEIKYLKELLSSFTMNIGLAHFLKE, from the coding sequence ATGACTGAGCTTATAAATCAAAAACGTTCGATACTTTATTATGACTTGCAGAACACCGGAGAGTGGCGATTACTTAATGCTACAGAAAAGTCTAAGGTTAAAAGACATTGTCATGATATATTTATTGATATTACAACGGAATACAGTTGTGAACCAATAAATAGGGATAGCTTCCGAGGCGATGATGCCTTTGCTTTTTTTTGTAGTGAGATTGATTGTATAAAAGCAGGATTATCTTTTTTACAGCAACTGCCCGATATGGTGCGTAGAGTTCCATACATAGAACATGTTTTATTAAACCCAAGAATTATTGCTTTTAATGATTTCATATCAGGCAAAAGTCAATCAGACTATACCGGTAGACATATGGAAGAAATCCTACCTTATGAAAAAACATTTGGTAAAGCTGGCTCATTTAGAATCGTTGGTGAAGATTTATGGTATACATTGCCTGCTGATTATAAGATTCAATTCGCTGATACTGGAGAAAAAATAGCAGGGAAGAGAGGTGCAACTTATCCGGTTTATGAAGATAAGTTAGGAATGAACCCAATTGCAATAAGCAAAAGGTTTATTACGGCTACATACATACATAAATATGAAGATTCATTGTATAAGTTCTTTTCTACGAACTTAGCTGCTCGTAATGGTATTACGTTGAGTTTAGGAAAACGGCTTCAAGAAACGGGCACCCCTTACACTAAAAAAGAATTCCAGAAAGTGGTATTAGATTGGTGTAGGGCATATCTTGAAATGACCGTTTCTGGGAAAGTGCCAAAGGTAGACGGAACAGATTGGAAATTTAAAGTGTCTTATTGGAGCAATGTAGATGAAGAGCATATGGCAATAGTTAATTTTAGTTATCCACCAAATGTAATTTGCTATTCCTATAGAGATAGTATTAAATTAAAAAAAGGAGAGAATATTGTTGGAGAATGTTGGGCATCAGGAGAGGAAATCATTAGACTTACTGATGCTGGTAATTATGAACCTCTTCATGATAAACGTGATGATAAGATAGTAGCTATTGTCGCTTTGCCGGTATTTAATCCTTCAACAAGAGATGTTATTGGAGTCTTGACTATAGACACAAAAATAGAGCGGTTTTTTGACAAGAAAGAAGAAATAAAATACTTGAAAGAATTATTGTCTTCTTTTACAATGAATATAGGACTTGCACATTTTTTAAAAGAGTAG
- a CDS encoding CinA family protein has translation MKQEHLDVVQRVHKLFKDKGLSLAVAESCTGGLISHLITALPGASRFFQAGVVSYSEEAKKEILHVSSKTISQFGMVSEETAVVMADGVRSILNSDYALSTTGNLGPDVLDGKAKGLVFIAVCRKDKAVTQELHLEGDREENKEEAALSALRFLAEIVENDG, from the coding sequence ATGAAACAGGAGCATTTAGATGTTGTGCAGAGAGTTCACAAGCTTTTTAAGGATAAAGGATTGAGCCTTGCAGTAGCTGAATCCTGTACAGGCGGGCTTATCAGTCACCTTATCACCGCACTTCCCGGCGCAAGCCGCTTTTTTCAGGCAGGGGTTGTTTCATATTCTGAAGAGGCAAAGAAGGAGATACTGCATGTATCTTCTAAAACGATCAGTCAATTCGGAATGGTTAGTGAGGAGACAGCAGTTGTAATGGCTGACGGTGTCCGTTCCATATTAAACTCAGACTATGCTCTCTCCACAACCGGTAACCTCGGCCCTGACGTGCTTGATGGCAAAGCTAAGGGCCTTGTTTTTATAGCTGTATGCCGAAAAGATAAGGCTGTCACGCAGGAACTGCATCTTGAGGGTGACAGGGAGGAGAACAAAGAGGAAGCCGCGCTTTCAGCACTAAGGTTTCTTGCGGAGATAGTGGAGAACGATGGCTGA